In one window of Candidatus Methylarchaceae archaeon HK02M2 DNA:
- a CDS encoding radical SAM protein, producing the protein MQVDRQAFYKPEHIFRKVKEKINKVRKKEEPIDHLTFVPDGEPTLDINLGKEIELLKYLGIKIVVITNASLLYREDVKEDLAKADLISFKIDAVDEGIWHQINRPYGLLKLPEILKEILEFSETYNCKIITETMLIDGINDKEKEIDNIAKFLEQLNPDKAFVAIPTRPPAERWVKPAVERAVNMAYQVFSAILGEDNVECLTGYEGSGFAFTGNVEEDLLSITSVHPMRAKAVDEFLRKAGTDWNLVKNLIKEEKLIELDYNKHKFYMRKLPGRR; encoded by the coding sequence ATGCAGGTTGATAGACAGGCTTTTTATAAACCTGAACATATTTTCAGGAAGGTTAAAGAGAAGATAAATAAAGTGAGGAAAAAGGAAGAGCCCATAGACCATCTGACTTTTGTTCCTGACGGCGAGCCTACTTTGGACATCAATCTTGGGAAGGAGATTGAATTATTGAAATACTTAGGGATAAAGATAGTTGTAATAACTAATGCTTCACTCCTTTATAGGGAAGATGTTAAAGAAGATTTAGCTAAGGCGGATCTGATCTCATTTAAAATAGATGCTGTTGATGAGGGTATCTGGCATCAGATAAATAGACCTTATGGCTTGCTAAAGCTCCCTGAAATCCTAAAGGAGATTCTAGAATTTTCCGAAACTTATAATTGCAAGATTATCACAGAAACGATGCTTATAGATGGGATAAATGATAAAGAAAAAGAAATTGATAACATAGCCAAATTCCTAGAACAATTGAATCCAGATAAAGCCTTTGTTGCAATTCCAACTAGACCTCCAGCTGAGCGATGGGTTAAACCTGCTGTAGAGCGAGCCGTGAATATGGCTTATCAAGTTTTCAGTGCGATCCTTGGTGAGGATAATGTAGAATGCCTCACAGGATATGAAGGTTCAGGTTTTGCTTTTACTGGGAATGTGGAGGAAGATTTGCTCAGCATTACCTCAGTTCATCCGATGCGTGCTAAAGCGGTAGATGAATTTTTACGGAAAGCTGGCACCGATTGGAATTTGGTAAAGAATTTGATTAAAGAAGAAAAGCTTATCGAGTTAGACTATAATAAGCATAAGTTCTATATGAGAAAACTCCCAGGTAGAAGATAA